A section of the Phaseolus vulgaris cultivar G19833 chromosome 8, P. vulgaris v2.0, whole genome shotgun sequence genome encodes:
- the LOC137823483 gene encoding transcriptional corepressor LEUNIG_HOMOLOG-like isoform X2, with amino-acid sequence MKPTMAQNQSNWEADKMLDVYIYDYLMKRKLHATAKAFVAEGKVATDPVAIDAPGGFLYEWWSVFWDIFISRTNEKHSEAAAAYIEQTKAKEQQLQMQQMQLMQQRNAQLQRRDPNHPALGSSINAMNTEGMLGQQPASVLAMKMYEDRMKHPQPMDSEASPTLMDANRMALLKSAASHQSQLVHGNSGNMSTALQQIPGRTPLNTDIKAEVNLGAPPKSVPMDTSVYRQAILQSKSGLGNAGLNQGVTGLPLKGWPLASGIDQLRPNLGVQVPKPNLTTPNQFVMSSQQQHVLTQNNLGNSSYGDMDPRRLSGLPRGSLSAKDGQSSRNDGSICSQMQSDSPKMKMAQSQHSLSQQQEQLQQHQLQQNNRKRKQHSGAANSTGTGNTAVPSPNSPPSTHTPGDGLNTANNMQHVNNVQKSMLMYGTEATGGLASSSNLLEDMERFGDVDALDDNVESFLSNDGGDGGNLYGAVKQSPAEQQKESSKGFTFAEFGSIRSRNSKVTCCHFSSDGKWLASAGDDMKVVFWSMDTLQTENSPAEHKAVITDVRFRPNSLQLATASMDKSVRLWDTTNPTRCVQEYSGHSSAIMSLDFHPKKTELFCFCDGENEIRYWNINSPNCSRVTKGGNTQVRFQPRLGQFLAAPSDKGVSIFDVETDTKMYSLQGHPEPVNYICWDGNGEALASVSLNMVKIWSLNSGECIQEITSTGSQFHSCVFHPSYSTLLVIGGYSCLELWNMSENKSMTILAHENVVSCMAQSSVTGMVASASFDNYVKLWK; translated from the exons ATGAAGCCTACTATGGCTCAGAATCAGAGTAATTGGGAAGCTGATAAAAT GCTTGatgtttatatttatgattatttaatgaaaagaaaattacatGCCACTGCGAAAGCTTTTGTCGCAGAAGGAAAAGTTGCCACGGATCCAGTAG CTATTGATGCACCTGGAGGATTTCTTTACGAGTGGTGGTCTGTCTTTTGGGACATCTTCATCTCAAGGACAAATGAGAAACATTCTGAGGCTGCTGCGGCTTACATTGAG CAAACAAAAGCTAAAGAACAACAACTTCAAATGCAGCAAATGCAACTAATGCAGCAACGCAATGCACAGTTACAGCGAAGAGATCCTAATCATCCTGCCCTTGGTAGTTCCATAAATGCTATGAACACGGAAGGAATGTTGGGGCAGCAACCAGCAAGTGTGTTGGCAATGAAAATGTATGAAGATCGAATGAAACACCCCCAACCAATGGATTCAGAGGCATCTCCAACTCTTATGGATGCTAATAGGATGGCCTTACTCAAATCAGCAGCTAGTCATCAAAG CCAATTGGTTCATGGAAATTCAGGGAATATGTCAACTGCATTGCAGCAAATTCCTGGGCGAACTCCTTTGAACACT GACATCAAAGCCGAAGTTAATTTAGGTGCCCCTCCAAAGAGTGTGCCTATGGATACATCAGTTTATCGGCAAGCAATTTTACAATCAAAATCAGGGCTAGGCAATGCAG GATTAAATCAAGGAGTTACAGGTCTTCCATTGAAGGGTTGGCCTCTAGCATCT GGAATTGATCAACTAAGGCCTAATTTGGGTGTACAAGTTCCAAAGCCCAATTTGACAACCCCGAACCAATTTGTTATGTCATCACAACAGCAACATGTCTTGACACAGAATAACCTTGGAAATTCTAGTTATGGTGACATGGATCCTCGTAGGCTTTCTGGTCTTCCTCGAGGTAGCTTAAGTGCAAAGGATGGTCAGTCTAGCAGAAATGATGGATCTATTTGCTCCCAAATGCAGTCTGATTCACCTAAG ATGAAGATGGCTCAGTCACAACATTCATTATCTCAACAGCAGGAACAATTACAGCAACATCAACTGCAGCAG aataacagaaaaagaaaacaacattCTGGAGCTGCCAATAGCACTGGTACTGGTAACACTGCTGTTCCTTCACCTAATTCACCACCATCAACTCATACACCTGGTGATGGATtaaatacagcaaacaacatGCAGCATGTTAACAATGTGCAAAAGAGCATGCTGATGTATGGTACAGAGGCAACAGGAGGCCTTGCATCATCGTCAAATTTACTG GAGGACATGGAACGATTTGGAGATGTTGATGCCTTAGATGATAATGTAGAATCCTTTCTATCAAATGATGGCGGAGATGGTGGAAATCTCTATGGAGCAGTGAAACAAAGCCCGGCCGAGCAACAGAAAGAGTCTTCAAAAG GTTTCACCTTTGCAGAATTTGGTAGCATTAGATCAAGGAACAGCAAGGTTACTTGTTGTCACTTTTCTTCTGATGGAAAGTGGCTTGCCAGTGCTGGAGATGACATGAAG GTTGTCTTCTGGAGCATGGACACTTTACAGACAGAGAACAGTCCTGCAGAACACAAAGCAGTTATTACAGATGTCCGTTTTAGACCAAATTCACTTCAGTTGGCAACTGCCTCAATGGATAAATCTGTGCGGTTATGGGACACAACCAAT CCTACCCGTTGTGTACAAGAATATAGTGGGCACTCTTCAGCTATAATGTCTCTTGATTTCCATCCTAAGAAGACTGAACTTTTCTGTTTCTGTGATGGAGAAAATGAAATTCGGTATTGGAATATTAATTCGCCCAACTGCTCCCGTGTAACTAAG GGAGGTAATACACAAGTGAGGTTTCAGCCTAGATTGGGGCAGTTCCTAGCAGCACCTTCTGATAAAGGAGTGTCAATTTTTGATGTTGAAACTGACACAAAAATGTACTCCCTGCAG GGTCATCCTGAACCAGTGAACTATATTTGCTGGGATGGGAATGGTGAAGCCTTGGCATCTGTGAGTCTTAATATGGTAAAGATTTGGAGTTTGAACTCAGGAGAATGCATTCAAGAGATCACCTCCACTGGAAGCCAATTTCATTCCTGTGTTTTTCATCCAAGTTATTCAACTTTGTTGGTGATTGGAGGATATTCG TGCTTAGAGTTATGGAACATGAGCGAGAACAAAAGCATGACAATCCTTGCACATGAAAATGTAGTATCTTGCATGGCTCAGTCTTCTGTCACTGGAATGGTTGCCTCTGCAAGTTTTGACAACTATgtaaagctgtggaaataa
- the LOC137824708 gene encoding uncharacterized protein gives MPSSSLPPSSKHLVTLHRAARSIVQLVALHILAAPHRVAHPSRNASRSRRLNQMFGSDSNSTFPPLPHRIPEEIKVLMLKVVSEAKDASLKKRKFNSFGQTDGEEESESITSMMFKSKSTSPDNAQATLNQIYKRVQIVTDNAVDFKATGELLMQKREHLYWTPCATHCIDLIFEDFEKQLKVHETTIKKGRRITTYIYGRAMLITILKKFTNGRDLIRPGMTRFATSYLTLACLYEMKTSLMTMFNFEEWKIRKFGISQEGKKVQNVVLDSRFWKNVTICLKVVAPLMVVLRLVDSDVKPAMRFIYEEMDCAEEKIKNNFNNIKKSYEPVWKIIDQRWNNQLHRHLHATAYYLNPQLPINQTLEMMMLSSSVCERNWSSFEMVHTKRRNRLHQKKMNDLVFVMYNSKLRNKQIRRFVALPFEDIESDNEWITEEGDDVVELEQTQVEGDGVNVDLDGGTSLNDSILDASDFDNIVFDDDVDGDEDGDEDDDGDDHEDLGDDFLRGLDE, from the exons ATGCCATCTTCTTCTCTGCCACCATCGTCTAAGCATCTCGTCACACTGCACCGCGCCGCCCGTAGCATCGTGCAGCTTGTCGCGCTGCACATCCTCGCTGCACCACATCGCGTCGCGCATCCTAGTCGCAATGCATCGCGCAGTCGTCGCCTCAACCAG ATGTTTGGAAGTGATTCAAATTCAACATTTCCACCACTACCACATAGAA TACCAGAAGAAATCAAAGTTTTAATGTTGAAAGTTGTCTCGGAAGCTAAAGATGCCTcattgaagaaaagaaagttcaaTAGTTTTGGACAAACTGAtggtgaggaagagagtgaaagTATCACTAGCATGATGTTTAAAAGTAAATCTACATCTCCTGATAATGCTCAAGCTACTCTGAATCAAATATACAAGAGAG TGCAAATAGTTACTGATAATGCTGTAGATTTCAAGGCAACTGGAGAATTGTTGATGCAAAAAAGGGAGCACTTATATTGGACTCCATGTGCTACCCATTGTATTGATTTAATCTTTGAAGATTTTGAGAAGCAATTAAAGGTCCATGAAACTACTATCAAGAAGGGAAGAAGGATCACTACCTACATTTATGGTAGAGCAATGCTAATTACCATTTTGAAAAAGTTTACAAATGGAAGGGACTTGATAAGGCCTGGAATGACTAGATTTGCCACATCATACTTGACTCTAGCTTGTTTGTATGAAATGAAAACATCATTGATGACCATGTTTAACTTTGAAGAATGGAAAATAAGGAAGTTTGGAATTTCACAGGAAGGGAAGAAAGTTCAAAATGTGGTATTAGATAGTCGATTTTGGAAGAATGTAACTATATGTTTAAAAGTTGTTGCCCCTCTTATGGTGGTCCTTCGATTGGTAGATTCAGATGTAAAACCCGCAATGAGATTTATATATGAGGAGATGGATTGTGCCGAAGAGaagattaaaaacaactttAATAATATCAAGAAAAG TTATGAACCTGTTTGGAAAATCATTGATCAGAGGTGGAATAATCAGCTTCATAGGCATTTGCATGCAACTGCCTATTATCTAAACCCCCAATTGCCTATAAACCAAACTTTAGAAATGATGATGCTGAG TTCTTCAGTGTGTGAGCGTAATTGGAGCTCATTTGAAATG GTTCATACAAAAAGAAGAAACCGTTTGCACCAGAAGAAAATGAATGACTTGGTTTTTGTAATGTATAACTCAAAGTTGAGAAACAAACAAATTAGAAGATTTGTTGCTCTCCCATTTGAAGACATCGAGTCCGATAATGAATGGATAACTGAAGAAGGAGATGATGTTGTTGAGCTTGAGCAAACTCAAGTTGAAGGTGATGGTGTGAATGTTGACTTAGATGGAGGAACAAGTTTAAATGATTCAATTCTAGATGCATCTGATTTTGATAATATAGtttttgatgatgatgttgaTGGTGATGAAGatggtgatgaagatgatgatggagatgatcATGAAGATCTTGGAGATGATTTCCTTAGAGGATTAGATGAATGA
- the LOC137823483 gene encoding transcriptional corepressor LEUNIG_HOMOLOG-like isoform X1 has product MKPTMAQNQSNWEADKMLDVYIYDYLMKRKLHATAKAFVAEGKVATDPVAIDAPGGFLYEWWSVFWDIFISRTNEKHSEAAAAYIETQQTKAKEQQLQMQQMQLMQQRNAQLQRRDPNHPALGSSINAMNTEGMLGQQPASVLAMKMYEDRMKHPQPMDSEASPTLMDANRMALLKSAASHQSQLVHGNSGNMSTALQQIPGRTPLNTDIKAEVNLGAPPKSVPMDTSVYRQAILQSKSGLGNAGLNQGVTGLPLKGWPLASGIDQLRPNLGVQVPKPNLTTPNQFVMSSQQQHVLTQNNLGNSSYGDMDPRRLSGLPRGSLSAKDGQSSRNDGSICSQMQSDSPKMKMAQSQHSLSQQQEQLQQHQLQQNNRKRKQHSGAANSTGTGNTAVPSPNSPPSTHTPGDGLNTANNMQHVNNVQKSMLMYGTEATGGLASSSNLLEDMERFGDVDALDDNVESFLSNDGGDGGNLYGAVKQSPAEQQKESSKGFTFAEFGSIRSRNSKVTCCHFSSDGKWLASAGDDMKVVFWSMDTLQTENSPAEHKAVITDVRFRPNSLQLATASMDKSVRLWDTTNPTRCVQEYSGHSSAIMSLDFHPKKTELFCFCDGENEIRYWNINSPNCSRVTKGGNTQVRFQPRLGQFLAAPSDKGVSIFDVETDTKMYSLQGHPEPVNYICWDGNGEALASVSLNMVKIWSLNSGECIQEITSTGSQFHSCVFHPSYSTLLVIGGYSCLELWNMSENKSMTILAHENVVSCMAQSSVTGMVASASFDNYVKLWK; this is encoded by the exons ATGAAGCCTACTATGGCTCAGAATCAGAGTAATTGGGAAGCTGATAAAAT GCTTGatgtttatatttatgattatttaatgaaaagaaaattacatGCCACTGCGAAAGCTTTTGTCGCAGAAGGAAAAGTTGCCACGGATCCAGTAG CTATTGATGCACCTGGAGGATTTCTTTACGAGTGGTGGTCTGTCTTTTGGGACATCTTCATCTCAAGGACAAATGAGAAACATTCTGAGGCTGCTGCGGCTTACATTGAG ACACAGCAAACAAAAGCTAAAGAACAACAACTTCAAATGCAGCAAATGCAACTAATGCAGCAACGCAATGCACAGTTACAGCGAAGAGATCCTAATCATCCTGCCCTTGGTAGTTCCATAAATGCTATGAACACGGAAGGAATGTTGGGGCAGCAACCAGCAAGTGTGTTGGCAATGAAAATGTATGAAGATCGAATGAAACACCCCCAACCAATGGATTCAGAGGCATCTCCAACTCTTATGGATGCTAATAGGATGGCCTTACTCAAATCAGCAGCTAGTCATCAAAG CCAATTGGTTCATGGAAATTCAGGGAATATGTCAACTGCATTGCAGCAAATTCCTGGGCGAACTCCTTTGAACACT GACATCAAAGCCGAAGTTAATTTAGGTGCCCCTCCAAAGAGTGTGCCTATGGATACATCAGTTTATCGGCAAGCAATTTTACAATCAAAATCAGGGCTAGGCAATGCAG GATTAAATCAAGGAGTTACAGGTCTTCCATTGAAGGGTTGGCCTCTAGCATCT GGAATTGATCAACTAAGGCCTAATTTGGGTGTACAAGTTCCAAAGCCCAATTTGACAACCCCGAACCAATTTGTTATGTCATCACAACAGCAACATGTCTTGACACAGAATAACCTTGGAAATTCTAGTTATGGTGACATGGATCCTCGTAGGCTTTCTGGTCTTCCTCGAGGTAGCTTAAGTGCAAAGGATGGTCAGTCTAGCAGAAATGATGGATCTATTTGCTCCCAAATGCAGTCTGATTCACCTAAG ATGAAGATGGCTCAGTCACAACATTCATTATCTCAACAGCAGGAACAATTACAGCAACATCAACTGCAGCAG aataacagaaaaagaaaacaacattCTGGAGCTGCCAATAGCACTGGTACTGGTAACACTGCTGTTCCTTCACCTAATTCACCACCATCAACTCATACACCTGGTGATGGATtaaatacagcaaacaacatGCAGCATGTTAACAATGTGCAAAAGAGCATGCTGATGTATGGTACAGAGGCAACAGGAGGCCTTGCATCATCGTCAAATTTACTG GAGGACATGGAACGATTTGGAGATGTTGATGCCTTAGATGATAATGTAGAATCCTTTCTATCAAATGATGGCGGAGATGGTGGAAATCTCTATGGAGCAGTGAAACAAAGCCCGGCCGAGCAACAGAAAGAGTCTTCAAAAG GTTTCACCTTTGCAGAATTTGGTAGCATTAGATCAAGGAACAGCAAGGTTACTTGTTGTCACTTTTCTTCTGATGGAAAGTGGCTTGCCAGTGCTGGAGATGACATGAAG GTTGTCTTCTGGAGCATGGACACTTTACAGACAGAGAACAGTCCTGCAGAACACAAAGCAGTTATTACAGATGTCCGTTTTAGACCAAATTCACTTCAGTTGGCAACTGCCTCAATGGATAAATCTGTGCGGTTATGGGACACAACCAAT CCTACCCGTTGTGTACAAGAATATAGTGGGCACTCTTCAGCTATAATGTCTCTTGATTTCCATCCTAAGAAGACTGAACTTTTCTGTTTCTGTGATGGAGAAAATGAAATTCGGTATTGGAATATTAATTCGCCCAACTGCTCCCGTGTAACTAAG GGAGGTAATACACAAGTGAGGTTTCAGCCTAGATTGGGGCAGTTCCTAGCAGCACCTTCTGATAAAGGAGTGTCAATTTTTGATGTTGAAACTGACACAAAAATGTACTCCCTGCAG GGTCATCCTGAACCAGTGAACTATATTTGCTGGGATGGGAATGGTGAAGCCTTGGCATCTGTGAGTCTTAATATGGTAAAGATTTGGAGTTTGAACTCAGGAGAATGCATTCAAGAGATCACCTCCACTGGAAGCCAATTTCATTCCTGTGTTTTTCATCCAAGTTATTCAACTTTGTTGGTGATTGGAGGATATTCG TGCTTAGAGTTATGGAACATGAGCGAGAACAAAAGCATGACAATCCTTGCACATGAAAATGTAGTATCTTGCATGGCTCAGTCTTCTGTCACTGGAATGGTTGCCTCTGCAAGTTTTGACAACTATgtaaagctgtggaaataa
- the LOC137824106 gene encoding E3 ubiquitin-protein ligase PRT1 has translation MENNAFRDRNFADDEHEEIPESFVCCVCLDLLYKPIVLSCGHICCFWCVYNSMNCLRESQCPVCRHQYYHFPTVCQLLHFLLLKIYTVAYKRREDQTLEEEKKSGFYSPQFDPDTCESQAKFGHSGIPSSSSVTNLTSNSCNVGTSECTEQSGSTTHERDEGIVYSNGEADIAGTPAQTQEEISLQQKLSVADVTCTMCKQMLFRPVVLNCGHVYCQTCVVNNTDDDTLRCRVCQSPHPRRFPKVCLELDHFLEEQLPEEYRQRRDAIELKQIKVKLETTPSCSLDKGNKGENKDWWSDPDSKVHIGVGCDFCGMFPIIGDRYRCADCTEKMGFDLCGDCYATRSKLPGRFNQQHTSEHKFKLEQSNIMHNIMLRLATAQLGDTSIDLESVGNLEIASDGPTLFDDAVDNHSDSEATN, from the exons ATGGAGAACAACGCATTCAGAGATCGAAACTTTGCGGATGATGAACACGAAGAAATCCCCGAATCCTTCGTATGCTGCGTTTGTCT GGATCTATTATACAAGCCCATTGTGCTAT CATGTGGCCACATATGCTGTTTCTGGTGTGTCTACAATTCAATGAATTGTCTGCGCGAGTCTCAATGTCCAGTATGTAGGCATCAATACTATCACTTCCCAACAGTCTGCCAATTGCTTCACTTTTTGCTTCTTAAGATTTATACTGTTGCTTACAAGAGAAGGGAAGACCAAACTCTTG AGGAAGAAAAGAAATCAGGATTCTACTCTCCTCAATTTGATCCTGATACATGTGAATCACAAGCTAAATTTGGTCATTCTGGTATCCCTTCTTCCTCCTCTGTTACGAATTTGACATCCAACTCATGTAATGTGGGAACTTCTGAATGTACGGAGCAATCAGGGTCCACCACCCATGAAAGAGACGAAGGAATAGTCTATTCCAATGGAGAGGCTGATATTGCTGGAACTCCTGCTCAAACTCAGGAAGAGATTTCTCTCCAACAGAAATTATCAGTTGCAGATGTGACGTGTACAATGTGCAAGCAAATGCTCTTTCGTCCTGTAGTTCTTAATTGTGGGCATG TATACTGTCAAACTTGTGTCGTCAACAACACAGATGACGACACGCTCAGATGCCGAGTTTGTCAAAGTCCACATCCCAGAAGGTTTCCAAAAGTATGTTTGGAGTTAGATCACTTTTTGGAGGAACAACTTCCTGAAGAATATAGACAGCGGAGAGATGCCATTGAACTAAAACAGATCAAAGTCAAACTTGAGACCACCCCTTCTT GTTCATTGGATAAGGGTAACAAAGGAGAAAATAAAGATTGGTGGTCAGATCCTGACTCAAAAGTTCACATTGGAGTTGGTTGTGATTTTTGCGGG ATGTTTCCAATAATTGGAGATAGATATAGATGCGCTGATTGTACGGAAAAGATGGGTTTTGATCTTTGTGGTGATTGCTATGCAACTCGATCCAAGCTTCCCGGTCGATTTAATCAACAACACACCTCAGAGCACAAGTTCAAGCTTGAGCAATCCAACATTATGCATAACATAATGTTGAGGCTGGCCACAGCACAGTTAGGGGACACTTCTATTGATCTGGAGTCTGTAGGAAACTTAGAGATTGCCTCAGACGGCCCCACTTTGTTTGATGATGCAGTAGATAACCACAGTGATTCTGAAGCCACCAATTGA